From one Lotus japonicus ecotype B-129 chromosome 3, LjGifu_v1.2 genomic stretch:
- the LOC130742741 gene encoding uncharacterized protein LOC130742741 yields MAVMQQAPHAVYTLGSVRVMVDGSWNPATLRMGCGIIVKDVFGNWVSGLSMSFGTSTTFVAEILAFEQGLKHCWDLGFKDVVCCTNCSGVQHVLHSMVVADSFWAREDIERVRALLRRDWKLLMVHIPRGSNTATDLLARQAARDGSSCRTWHLPPFNLNPLLLQNEVE; encoded by the coding sequence ATGGCGGTGATGCAGCAGGCCCCTCACGCGGTGTACACTCTTGGCTCAGTTCGGGTGATGGTGGATGGCAGCTGGAATCCCGCTACACTACGGATGGGCTGTGGAATTATTGTCAAAGATGTGTTTGGGAATTGGGTTTCAGGGCTATCAATGAGCTTTGGTACGAGCACAACGTTTGTTGCGGAAATCTTAGCCTTTGAGCAGGGCCTGAAGCATTGTTGGGACTTGGGATTCAAGGATGTTGTCTGCTGCACGAATTGCTCAGGGGTGCAACATGTTCTTCACTCCATGGTGGTTGCTGATAGCTTCTGGGCACGTGAGGACATCGAGAGGGTTCGCGCGCTTCTCCGGAGGGACTGGAAGTTGCTCATGGTTCATATTCCTCGAGGTAGCAACACTGCAACGGATTTGTTGGCCCGTCAGGCTGCGAGGGATGGCTCGTCGTGTCGTACTTGGCACCTCCCACCCTTCAACTTGAATCCCTTACTGTTGCAAAATGAAGTAGAGtag
- the LOC130743163 gene encoding trifunctional UDP-glucose 4,6-dehydratase/UDP-4-keto-6-deoxy-D-glucose 3,5-epimerase/UDP-4-keto-L-rhamnose-reductase RHM1-like — protein MASYTPKNILITGAAGFIASHVANRLVRTYPDYKIIVLDKLDYCSSLKNLLPSKSSPNFKFVKGDIGSADLVNYLLITESIDTIMHFAAQTHVDNSFGNSFEFTKNNIYGTHVLLEACKVTGQIKRFIHVSTDEVYGETDEDAVVGNHEASQLLPTNPYSATKAGAEMLVMAYGTSYGLPVITTRGNNVYGPNQFPEKLIPKFILLAMQGKTLPIHGDGSNVRSYLYCEDVAEAFEVILHKGEVGHVYNIGTKKERRVIDVAKDICNLFSKDPEKDIKFVDNRPFNDQRYFLDDQKLKVLGWSERTTWEEGLKKTMEWYTQNPDWWGDVTGALLPHPRMLMMPGGMERHSEGDKPASLASSNTRMVVPASKSNGTQQKPPFKFLIYGRTGWIGGLLGKLCDKQGIPYEYGKGRLEDRSSVVADINNVKPTHVFNAAGVTGRPNVDWCESHKTETIRTNVAGTLTLADVCRENGILVINYATGCIFEYDAAHPEGSGIGFKEEDKPNFIGSFYSKTKAMVEELLREYDNVCTLRVRMPISSDLSNPRNFITKISRYNKVVNIPNSMTILDELLPISIEMAKRNLRGIWNFTNPGVVSHNEILEMYRDYIDPNFKWVNFNLEEQAKVIVAPRSNNELDASKLNTEFPELLPIKESLIKYVFEPNKK, from the exons ATGGCTTCATATACTCCAAAGAATATCCTTATTACTGGGGCAGCTGGATTCATTGCCTCCCATGTTGCCAACCGGCTTGTCAGGACCTATCCAGACTACAAAATTATTGTGCTCGATAAGCTCGATTATTGTTCTAGTCTGAAGAACCTCCTTCCTTCCAAATCATCTCCTAACTTCAAGTTTGTGAAGGGGGACATTGGTAGTGCTGATCTTGTCAACTACCTTCTTATCACCGAGTCCATTGATACTATAATGCACTTTGCTGCTCAAACACATGTGGACAACTCCTTTGGTAATAGCTTTGAGTTCACCAAGAACAACATATATGGAACTCATGTCCTATTAGAAGCCTGCAAGGTGACTGGACAAATCAAAAGGTTCATTCATGTGAGCACAGATGAGGTCTATGGGGAGACAGACGAGGATGCTGTTGTGGGAAACCATGAGGCTTCCCAACTTCTTCCCACAAACCCATACTCTGCAACAAAGGCTGGGGCAGAAATGCTTGTCATGGCATATGGTACTTCATATGGTTTACCTGTTATCACAACTCGTGGGAACAATGTTTACGGGCCAAATCAGTTTCCTGagaagttaattccaaagttcatcCTACTGGCCATGCAAGGAAAGACTCTTCCAATTCATGGGGATGGTTCTAATGTGAGGAGTTACTTATATTGTGAAGATGTTGCTGAGGCATTTGAAGTTATCCTTCACAAGGGAGAGGTTGGCCATGTCTACAATATTGGGACAAAGAAGGAAAGGAGAGTTATTGATGTGGCCAAAGATATATGCAATCTTTTCTCAAAGGATCCAGAAAAAGATATAAAATTTGTAGATAATAGACCATTTAATGACCAGAGGTACTTTCTCGACGATCAAAAgctgaaggttttgggttggtCTGAGAGGACCACTTGGGAAGAGGGCCTGAAGAAAACCATGGAATGGTATACCCAAAATCCTGATTGGTGGGGTGATGTCACGGGAGCGTTGCTTCCTCATCCAAGGATGCTGATGATGCCTGGTGGGATGGAGAGACATTCTGAAGGTGACAAACCTGCTTCCTTGGCTTCAAGTAATACTCGAATGGTTGTTCCGGCATCCAAGAGCAATGGTACTCAGCAGAAACCTCCTTTTAAGTTCTTGATCTATGGTAGAACAGGGTGGATTGGAGGTTTGCTGGGGAAACTGTGCGATAAGCAAGGAATTCCATATGAATATGGAAAGGGGCGCCTAGAGGATCGCTCCTCAGTGGTGGCTGACATTAATAATGTGAAACCAACCCATGTTTTTAATGCTGCAGGCGTGACTGGTAGACCCAATGTCGATTGGTGTGAATCTCACAAAACAGAAACCATCAGAACTAATGTGGCTGGCACTTTAACATTGGCTGATGTTTGCAGAGAGAATGGGATCTTGGTGATAAATTATGCTACTGGGTGCATATTTGAGTATGATGCAGCGCATCCGGAAGGCTCTGGCATTGGTTTTAAGGAGGAAGACAAGCCCAATTTCATTGGCTCTTTCTATTCCAAAACTAAAGCTATG GTTGAGGAGCTCTTGAGAGAGTATGACAATGTATGCACCCTCAGGGTTCGCATGCCGATTTCATCTGACCTGAGCAACCCGCGCAACTTCATTACGAAGATTTCTCGTTATAACAAGGTAGTAAACATTCCAAACAGCATGACTATTTTGGATGAGCTTCTGCCAATTTCAATTGAGATGGCAAAGAGGAACCTGAGGGGAATCTGGAACTTCACAAACCCTGGAGTGGTGAGCCACAACGAGATCCTTGAGATGTACAGGGATTACATTGACCCCAACTTCAAGTGGGTTAACTTCAATCTGGAAGAGCAAGCCAAGGTGATTGTTGCTCCTCGAAGCAACAATGAACTGGATGCTTCCAAATTGAATACGGAATTCCCAGAATTGCTTCCCATCAAGGAGTCACTAATCAAGTATGTCTTCGAGCCAAACAAGAAATAA
- the LOC130748634 gene encoding bidirectional sugar transporter SWEET2 — protein MSLFNASSIPIVGKDAAGIAGNIFAFGLFVSPIPTFRRIIRNGSTEMFSGLPYIYSLMNCLICLWYGTPLISPDNLLVTTVNSIGAAFQLVYIVLFLMYAEKRRKVRTLGLLLAVLGVFVIILVGSLQIADSTVRRMFVGFLSCASLISMFASPLFIIKLVIRTRSVEFMPFYLSLSTFLMSVSFFLYGLLSEDPFIYVPNGIGTILGMVQLLLYFYYKRSSDQDSTEPLIASYG, from the exons ATGTCTCTGTTCAATGCTTCTTCCATCCCTATAGTTGGCAAGGATGCAGCTGGAATTGCTG GGAACATCTTTGCTTTTGGGTTGTTTGTATCCCCCAT ACCCACATTTAGGAGAATTATCAGAAATGGGTCAACAGAAATGTTCTCAGGGCTGCCATATATTTATTCCCTCATGAATTGTTTGATCTGCTTGTGGTATGGAACGCCTCTGATATCGCCTGATAATCTGTTGGTTACCACTGTTAATTCAATTGGAGCTGCCTTTCAGCTTGTGTACATAGTCCTCTTCTTGATGTATGctgagaaaagaagaaag GTGAGAACTCTTGGACTACTGCTGGCAGTTTTGGGCGTTTTCGTGATCATACTAGTTGGGAGCTTGCAAATAGCTGATAGTACAGTGCGCCGAATGTTTGTTGGATTCTTGAGTTGTGCTTCTCTCATATCAATGTTTGCTTCTCCATTGTTTATAATT AAATTGGTCATTCGGACAAGGAGTGTTGAGTTTATGCCGTTTTATCTTTCGCTTTCCACCTTCCTAATGAGTGTTTCCTTCTTTCTTTATGGATTGCTCAGTGAAGATCCCTTCATTTAT GTGCCAAATGGGATAGGAACTATTTtgggaatggtacaattgctatTATACTTCTATTACAAGAGATCATCTGATCAAGACTCTACAGAACCGTTGATAGCTTCATATGGATGA